The proteins below come from a single Beutenbergia cavernae DSM 12333 genomic window:
- the manD gene encoding D-mannonate dehydratase ManD: MSSRITEVEVLVTSPDRNFVTLRLTTDDGVTGLGDATLNGRELAVASYLSDHVAPLLVGRDAHNIEDTWQYLYRGAYWRRGPVTMAAIAAVDVALWDIKAKVAGLPLYQLLGGASRAGALAYGHASGRDVPELFDSIRAHLEKGYRAIRVQTAVPGIDAVYGVAAQPTAEGARYDYEPAQRTALPVEEDWDTRAYLRHLPTVFEAVRNEFGPELPLLHDGHHRMTPIQAAKLGKALEPYDLFWLEDCTPAENQDALRLVRQHTTTPLAIGEIFNTVWDYQTLIREQLIDYVRSAVTHTGGISALRKILDYAAQYQIKSGIHGPTDISPVGMAAALHLDLAIHNFGIQEYMPHGERTNEVFRQSFTFDGGLLHPGTEPGLGITYDDDAAAGFAYTPAYLPVNRLKDGTMHDW, translated from the coding sequence ATGAGCAGCAGGATCACCGAGGTCGAGGTCCTCGTCACGAGCCCCGACCGCAACTTCGTGACGTTGCGGCTCACGACCGACGACGGCGTCACGGGTCTCGGCGACGCGACGCTCAACGGGCGGGAGCTCGCCGTCGCGAGCTACCTCTCCGACCACGTGGCGCCCCTGCTGGTCGGGCGGGACGCGCACAACATCGAGGACACCTGGCAGTACCTCTACCGCGGCGCGTACTGGCGGCGCGGGCCGGTGACGATGGCCGCGATCGCCGCCGTCGACGTCGCCCTGTGGGACATCAAGGCGAAGGTCGCGGGCCTGCCCCTGTACCAGCTGCTCGGCGGCGCCTCGCGCGCCGGCGCGCTCGCCTACGGGCACGCGTCGGGCCGGGACGTGCCGGAGCTGTTCGACTCGATCCGCGCGCACCTCGAGAAGGGGTACCGCGCGATCCGCGTGCAGACGGCCGTCCCGGGGATCGACGCCGTGTACGGCGTCGCCGCGCAGCCGACGGCCGAGGGTGCGCGCTACGACTACGAGCCCGCCCAGCGCACGGCGCTGCCCGTGGAGGAGGACTGGGACACGCGCGCGTACCTGCGCCACCTCCCGACCGTGTTCGAGGCGGTGCGGAACGAGTTCGGGCCCGAGCTGCCGCTGCTGCACGACGGCCACCACCGCATGACGCCGATCCAGGCCGCGAAGCTCGGCAAGGCGCTCGAGCCGTACGACCTGTTCTGGCTCGAGGACTGCACGCCCGCGGAGAACCAGGACGCGCTCCGGCTGGTGCGGCAGCACACGACGACGCCGCTCGCCATCGGCGAGATCTTCAACACGGTGTGGGACTACCAGACGCTCATCCGCGAGCAGCTCATCGACTACGTGCGCTCCGCCGTCACGCACACGGGCGGCATCTCGGCGCTACGCAAGATCCTCGACTACGCGGCGCAGTACCAGATCAAGTCGGGCATCCACGGGCCGACCGACATCTCGCCGGTCGGCATGGCCGCCGCGCTGCACCTCGACCTGGCCATCCACAACTTCGGGATCCAGGAGTACATGCCGCACGGCGAGCGGACCAACGAGGTGTTCCGGCAGTCGTTCACGTTCGACGGCGGGCTGCTGCACCCGGGCACCGAGCCCGGGCTGGGGATCACGTACGACGACGACGCCGCTGCCGGCTTCGCGTACACCCCGGCCTACCTGCCGGTGAACCGCCTCAAGGACGGCACGATGCACGACTGGTGA
- a CDS encoding SgcJ/EcaC family oxidoreductase yields the protein MPELETAGAHADDEAAIRAVVAEQTAAWNAGDGVGYARHVAPDVSFTNVFGALLYGASAFATRHSEILATFYRATTKHHVIRRIRFVTPDVALVDVENEVRGVVEMPPGVPVPPDGVLTTRLLEVFVRRDGRWWVEAYHNVQVGTGAGS from the coding sequence GTGCCGGAGCTCGAGACGGCGGGTGCGCACGCCGACGACGAGGCAGCGATCCGCGCCGTCGTGGCCGAGCAGACCGCCGCGTGGAACGCCGGCGACGGCGTCGGCTACGCCCGCCACGTCGCACCCGACGTCTCGTTCACGAACGTCTTCGGGGCGCTCCTGTACGGGGCGTCCGCGTTCGCGACTCGGCACAGCGAGATCCTGGCGACGTTCTACCGCGCGACCACGAAGCACCACGTCATCCGGCGCATCCGATTCGTCACCCCGGACGTCGCGCTCGTCGACGTCGAGAACGAGGTGCGCGGCGTCGTCGAGATGCCGCCCGGGGTCCCCGTCCCGCCGGACGGCGTCCTCACCACCCGGCTGCTCGAGGTGTTCGTGCGGCGGGACGGGCGGTGGTGGGTCGAGGCGTACCACAACGTGCAGGTCGGGACCGGCGCCGGCTCGTGA
- a CDS encoding LacI family DNA-binding transcriptional regulator: MAEDAPRATIASIAAEAGVSVPTVSKVLNGRPDVAPATRALVEEVIERHSYTRRGARGRSRSKLVELVFHELDAGWAAQIIRGVERVAAAERLGVVLSELGGAHRPRQEWLDDVFARGSMGVVFVLSEVDAGQRRQLLSRGVPFVVVDTAGEQPADVPTVGSANWSGGLAATRHLLSLGHRRIAVISGQPDVLCSRARVDGYRSALEEAGIAVDASLIRYGDFALEGGYRHGLELLGAADRPTAVFAGSDMQAVGLLRAARELRLRVPEDLSVVGYDDLPVAEWIGPALTTIRQPLGEMAATATRMLLALARGETLRNPRMDLAVELVVRGSTAPPE, translated from the coding sequence ATGGCTGAGGACGCGCCACGCGCGACGATCGCGAGCATCGCCGCTGAGGCGGGCGTCTCCGTGCCGACCGTCTCGAAGGTGCTCAACGGCCGGCCTGACGTGGCGCCGGCGACCCGGGCGCTCGTCGAGGAGGTCATCGAGCGGCACTCCTACACGCGCCGGGGCGCCCGCGGGCGGAGCCGGTCGAAGCTCGTGGAGCTCGTGTTCCACGAGCTCGACGCCGGCTGGGCCGCCCAGATCATCCGGGGCGTGGAGCGCGTGGCGGCGGCGGAGCGCCTCGGCGTCGTGCTGTCGGAGCTCGGCGGCGCGCACCGCCCGAGGCAGGAGTGGCTCGACGACGTGTTCGCCCGCGGCTCCATGGGCGTCGTGTTCGTGCTCAGCGAGGTCGACGCCGGGCAGCGGCGCCAGCTGCTGTCGCGGGGGGTGCCGTTCGTCGTCGTCGACACGGCCGGCGAGCAGCCCGCCGACGTGCCCACCGTCGGCTCCGCGAACTGGAGCGGCGGGCTCGCCGCGACCCGCCACCTGCTCTCGCTCGGGCACCGCCGCATCGCCGTCATCTCCGGGCAGCCGGACGTGCTGTGCTCGCGGGCTCGCGTGGACGGCTACCGCAGCGCTCTCGAGGAGGCGGGGATCGCCGTCGACGCCTCCCTCATCCGGTACGGCGACTTCGCCCTCGAGGGCGGCTACCGGCACGGGCTCGAGCTGCTCGGTGCAGCGGACCGCCCGACGGCGGTGTTCGCCGGCAGCGACATGCAGGCGGTCGGGCTCCTGCGAGCGGCGCGCGAGCTCCGGCTGCGCGTGCCCGAGGACCTCTCGGTGGTGGGCTACGACGACCTCCCCGTGGCGGAGTGGATCGGGCCGGCCCTGACGACGATCCGGCAGCCGCTCGGCGAGATGGCCGCCACCGCCACCCGCATGCTGCTCGCGCTCGCGCGCGGCGAGACGCTGCGGAACCCGCGGATGGACCTCGCGGTGGAGCTGGTCGTGCGCGGGAGCACCGCCCCTCCCGAGTGA
- a CDS encoding DUF624 domain-containing protein → MADGAAPSPIVGAGPLSRASAVVYWTLALEALFLLAASPGLVLLFLLVPDPSNIPLVALALVPVGPAFAATVFAWRASARERDLAPWRHFRRGYRLGLGDVLRIWIPGLAVLAVLGINLTHLEATGLPPAGGVVLAVLAAGIALWLVHAVVLAALMSFRTRDVARLALYYLGAKPLVTLQYASFAILAGGVVVLTSDWVLAALASVLAALVLRAARPVLAHAEATFTAS, encoded by the coding sequence ATGGCCGACGGGGCGGCACCATCGCCGATCGTCGGCGCCGGTCCGCTCTCGCGCGCCTCCGCCGTCGTGTACTGGACCCTCGCGCTCGAGGCACTCTTCCTGCTGGCGGCGTCGCCGGGACTCGTGCTGCTGTTCCTGCTCGTCCCCGACCCGAGCAACATCCCGCTCGTCGCGCTCGCGCTCGTGCCGGTGGGCCCGGCGTTCGCCGCCACGGTCTTCGCCTGGCGGGCCTCCGCCCGGGAGCGGGACCTGGCGCCGTGGCGGCACTTCCGCCGCGGCTACCGGCTCGGCCTCGGCGACGTGCTCAGGATCTGGATCCCCGGCCTGGCCGTGCTCGCGGTCCTCGGGATCAACCTCACCCACCTGGAGGCGACGGGCCTGCCGCCGGCGGGCGGCGTCGTCCTGGCGGTGCTCGCGGCGGGCATTGCGCTCTGGCTGGTGCACGCCGTCGTGCTGGCGGCCCTCATGTCGTTCCGGACCCGCGACGTCGCCCGACTCGCCCTGTACTACCTCGGTGCGAAGCCGCTGGTCACCCTGCAGTACGCGTCGTTCGCGATCCTGGCGGGCGGCGTCGTCGTCCTGACGTCCGACTGGGTGCTCGCCGCGCTCGCCTCGGTGCTCGCGGCGCTCGTGCTGCGGGCCGCGCGGCCCGTGCTCGCCCACGCCGAGGCGACGTTCACGGCGTCCTGA